Genomic segment of Malus domestica chromosome 15, GDT2T_hap1:
AGTACTGAGTGACATCACGGTTGAAATAATTGAGATGCAAACAATTCACATTTACATTTACAATGAAATCGAAACACTTTAGAGGAGTGTAGTCAAACTTGGATTTGAgaggattttaatagattttgaTACGTGATGGATTTCATAGGATTATATAGATTTCTACAAAATTCATATACATTTTGGAAGATTTGAGAAGATTCGTATAACAGATTTATATGAATTTTGAAAGATTTTGTAGCGTTAAATCttaacaatcaaataaattaaatagtGATAAATGTATCTAGGTCATAAATCTAATCAAATGAAGTTGTTCATGCTCTGGAGCTGCATCCTTTGGAgccgaaaaaaaaaagtctagaTTATCACATAAACCCAACTCCTCAAAGATCCCCAGTGCACCCCTTTCCAATCCTACTTCCTCCCCCACTTTATTCTTATCCTTTTCGTTGTCACCTTATGTATTTAGGTATTGGCGAAGCCACgcgagggcgaggagtggcgacCGCCACCCCCTTCACCGGAAAACACACCTAGAGCAAAGGTTCAGCCCTTCCCCTCGTTGGAAACTAGATTGGTTCAGCCCCTCCCTGTTCCGGTGCATTGGCTGGCTGGTGGCGCGAAAAGGATCAATTTTGATGATCTGGGGCTTCTCGAGGTAGGAATTGTGAAGAAGGTTGGATTGAATTGGCCtgttggatttgatttagaattagggttttgatcgAGGATTGGGGTGTTAAACTGGGGGAATTGGGGGGTTTTGGGGTTGAATTTGGTGGTGCGTTTGAAGGGTTGGGGGAGAGAACTGAATTGGCGGGCAGCGGTGATGGCGGTGGTGGTGATGTGGATTCGTGGTGGATTGGTGGTGAATGGTGGTGAGATTAATGTTTGATTCTGATCATGCAGGTAAAGGTTTTTAGATGGTTGAAATGAGGTAGGAGTTTATAGGAAACAAGACGACGCCTGCCAAAAACATATATCACACATTGATTAAGTAATTAAATGTGGAGATGCATAGTGAGTTTTCATAATTAAGAGGAATTTGTGATCTTGCAAAGGAGTTCGTGAAGACCGGGAGGTATGCAAGCTATATGTTAGTGTATAAGCTTCCTACATTAGTTTTGGTGTTACCAATTACAACCGCTTTAGTGAAAAGagctttttctgctatgaagattgtgaaaacaccattgcgtaacaaaatgggagatcaatcgTTGAATGATGGCATGtttgtttacattgagagagatgtatttgcttttttgtttctattgataaattatggaagacattactatataaaagGATTTGATTGTTGTTATTCTTTTGAACTTTGCACTCTTTTAACTTCGCCCCTCGTTCCGTCAATTTCTGACTTCGCCACTGTCTAGGAGTActtttaatatttattaattaaacgAATTCATTcatggtacaaaaaaaaaaaacaagcataAAGAAGCAGACATGCTCTCAACACATGAACCCATGCCGCACAAACAACATCAATTAGCAGGAGGGCCCAGCAGCAACGAAAAAACTGCAgacatgaaggaaaaattgcgACCCGGcaacaaaaaattgaagaaaaaatcgCATAAAATGATACAACCCAAcaacaaaaattgaagaaaaaattgcaaaaatgaAGGAAGAAGATAAGGCAAAGAAAGTGGCTGGCAATGAGAAGAAGAGGAGTCGTTCAACTAGGTTTTTGGATTTGAAATCCTATGGTGCGAGGTAGGATTCAATTTGATCttggttatatatattttttcctcTCAAATCCGACAAAATCCATAATTGAATGAAATCCTACAAaatctttaatttttgaatacATCTAGATTTGGATGAACTTTAAAACTGATTATTAAAATCTTCATTGACTACATCTAAATTTACATGGATTctaaaaatctattaaaatctattggttgactacactaggattttaaaatcttttaaaatcatttcaaaTCCAAGTTTGACTACACACCCCTTAGTTTAACAACTAAAGCTAGCTAGCTTTACCAATTTAATTCTTTGGTACACTGAAAGGAAAAAGGCCAAAACTCCTTgtagaaagttgaggtttcatcataaaattaattgacaatatgaaAAGTAGTTCAACTACTTCTAAAGCAcatgcaaagtttttttttttttttttttttccttctaaatATGTCATTCACACTCTCAACTAGAGGTGGCAAATGAACTCATTCCGTTGTCAATGGGTACCCATTAAAACTTATTTAGTTTGATTTCACCTTACACCATCATCACATCTGCAATCTCACCTCTATATTACGGTGATATAAAATTAAACATGCCTTAACAGATACCCACTAACAACCCAATAGATTGATTTGCCATCGCTACTCTCAACATCCACATACATAGTCCAACCCACACATTTACCAAGTTAATCCATCATTTAATTCTATGGATGTCAAAGGCAGGGAGCCGGCCTAAAACGACCAATTCCGGCCACAGCCGCTTTGGCTTCCAAAAGTAGTAGTTGGGGCTTTTCCTAGCAGCAGTAAGTATATATGCAACTCAATTAATGTCGAGCCTTCGCTATAAGGAAGGCAAGCTTCTATGCTACCATCCACAAATTTAGTTACATCTCATTCCAGAAGCAGAAGGTATCATCATCAGCTGAGCAAAATGGCCATTGAATTCGCCAAGGTTGAAATCGTTGAAAAGCGAACACTTAAACCATCCTGCCCAACACCTCATGTCCTTGGAATCATTATTATTGGCCAACTATAAGGCAAGATGCCTTTAGATTGTGCACAAACATGCAACGAGTATCAAAGACATACACCGATGAACCATCAACATGCAGAAGAGCTCGACACCCTGCATGGGGCATAGATCTCGTTGGTCACTTAAAAGGCCAAAGGCAACAAAGAATATCTAATAGTAGCAAATAATTACTTTTCCAGGTGGATCAAAGCCGAACCCTTATCTCGAATTACCGAAACAGTGATCAAGTCCTTCGTCTAGAAGAACATTGTATGCTGGTTTGAATTCCGCACACCATAGTAACTAATAATGGTATGCAATCCACCAGCTCCAAAATCACGGACTAGTACAAAGAACTCAGGGACCACCATCTCACCCTTACTCCacgatatattttttttaaacaaacgatattatttacattaaaaggAGGgtatgagctagcaataatatggttcaaatttgtttttgacgaaaattgaacaaaaaatctcttacttacaagtgaagaggaataccactaaattgtagtataaaGTGACATCCTCAAATTTTAAACatgaattaaaagtaaaagaACCTAAATTGATAAATGAAACCTCAAAGATCTAATCATTGACTACaaaatgttgaaaaaaaaaatcattgacTACGAAATTAGTCTTACATCTaattattcttatttttttaggaaaactaataaaaaagatttgaaaaactttaaattttaacgacaagaacaaaataaagagtagaATGAATAGTAcaagaattgattttttagtataaaaatataatttttctttaaaataaataatgaatttttcgttaaaatttcctaTCCTCTTTTGGTTTTTTACACTGATGAATATAGGGGTCAAATTTGGATTTAAATTATACTACGACACGATGAGGAATTTGACATGAAAGTCGCAAACACAACCAGTTTTGCCCAGATGGGTTAGAAGAAGGGAGAAAAGTCAGATTACCCATTCCTTCAAACACAATGACGTAATCAGTTTTCCATCACTTTCTCGGGAAAATCCTCGTTTCTCAATCCTGAACTTCTCACATTATGTAGAGAGTAGATAAGGAGATCGAAATATCggagagaaaaggaaaagaagacatGGATGCGGAGCAGACCTTCATCCGAGTACAAGAGCGGTTCTCGCAGATCCTGACGCCGAAAGTGAGAGCTGCTTTGGAGTATATCTACCTCTTCATTGCCATCACCTTGTTCTGTATTCTCGTTGTTATGCACGCCAATTACGTTCAACAGGTTTCTCTTCTCCCTACTTACTTCCTTGTACATATTTTTATGCTGTTTTAGGGTTTTTGACTTTGAAATTCAGCTGGAGAATTGCAATTTGTGCTTACATTTGTCTTAATAGTTTTGTATCTGTTAGGGTTTTGATCAATTCGAGCTTGGTTCGTGTAAATTCTTcaccaattgcatttcaatttGAGTTCCGTTCGTGTAAATTCTTGATCAATTTTAGGTCTTAGCTTTGCAGATATGGATTTTACTTTGTGAGTTCATACTTCACAGTAACATGGGTGGGTGAGCTCATATTTATTGGTCCTCTTGATTGCAAGTGTCTTTATAAAGTTGAAATTGAATAGACGATCAGTTGCGGTCGAGTTTCTATTCAAATAGCCTTGATGTTATCAGTAGTGTCCTACAGATTttgtgttttggttttttttttatcatgttTCATATTTGAAATCAACTTCGTGTAGTGTAGATTTTGATATAAAGCCAGAGGGGCTTGAGTGTCGGGAAAACTTGTATCTTCATAAATCGCGATTCCATGAAACTAATCCCCCATACCCTTAAGTTCTGATCATTTTAGTTTTCACGGAAATGCTTAGGTAATTGGTTTAGGATCTGCTTTGTGTTTTCGTCGTTGAATTTGTAATTTTCCTCCATCGTATCTTGTGAGCCTTTGGATTAACTATGATTCTCTTGCACTTGAAGCCTGGCTGTTCAAGTGAACTTTCTGGCGTTGAAACAACACAAGCGCAAATTATTCAAATTAAGGTATGTCTTGTCTTCTATTTCTCAAACATTTGAATATTTGCGTGCTCTCAGAAAGCTTGTTGTAAATCGTATTGATGCCTTTGGTTCCATTTTGTTGCTTAATAAGAACAAATGCAAAGCTATCAGAATTTCTGAACTGAAGTGACTCTATTTTCTGAAGTCCCTTGGTttatttagttttaagttttgtGATTAGTTTTGTGATTATAGTGAAAAAAGGTTGATATAATAGTTTCAGTTCTGTGCTAGACCTATGTTCAAATTTTGTACTCAGTATTATTTATTACTTTGGATAACTTCAGATGTACTTATTTTAAATATCTTTTGAAGCTCTAATGGTCTGCTTTTCTTTCCTGGACAAGGTTGCATGTTAAGGTGGACTTGAGTTTGTTTCTTATCGTGGCCTAACTGACATCTTTGAATATCCTAacttttgttgttttcatttAGATAACTAGTGCAGGGCTGTGGTCGCAGAATGAGTCAGAATTCACCAATGTGGTATATGATGGCACAGACACAAAATCTGTAATGTATAAATTAGAATTTGCTAATGTAGATGGAGATGGATTGACATTTTTTGCTGCAAAATTTTGGTTGAATTGGATTGGTTCTGGTGTTAGGAGGGGTAAGTTGGCATTGAAGACTGATACTGAAGTTGTGGATCAACAGACGGATGGCTCTCCCAATAGCCCAAACACTATGGTAACACTTGATGATGCAGTTgtcaaaaatgaaataaaggagAGGCATAGTAGTTTTCTTTTACGTATGAAAGAGACAGTTAAGGCAGCACTTACTTACTTTAACAAACTGTGGAAAATGCGTTCCCGTCTCTTGTCGGTCCTTCAGAAACATGGAACACATGTCATTGGAAATTTGTGGGTAAGTAGACTGAGGCATTTGAATGTTAACAACCGAATTATAGTTATCCTTGGAAGTTGGAACCATTGTTTTAAAAAACGCGCCTGAGGCATGCCTAGGTCGCTTTGGAGGCAGGGCGGGGGTGAAAATGCCTTTGCCCAGTGGGAGTAGGCCAAAACTCGTCTAGACGTGGTAGACTCGTGCCTAGGTGGCTGATGCTCGCCTTAGGGCGTTCATggcgtttttattttatttttataaaacttcTTCTCAGTCTTCTTCGTTTGACACTTGAGTCCTCGAAGCCTcgtgttcttcttcttctctgtgaAACACTGAAACCCTCCATTCTCTTCGTCACGCAACACCACCAACTGAGCAGCACTGCCACCACCCAGCGAAGAGGGAAAGTGAGAGTGTAGTGAGGGAAAGAGTGTGGGCAGGGGATGTATGTGTACCATATTTAGATGAatgatttcttttttatttttgtatgtttgtGAGTTAAACTTGTCCATGACTTGTGCACTTTTGAATGACAAAGTATATTTGTTGTACAAAGtattctattatatatatatgtatatatatattaatgtatatacatgtacatatatatatatatatatatatagtaaaaaCTTTAGGTCCCGTGTGGCGAACCTCAAGGCTTTCGCCTAGGTGGGGCTATCCTGAAATGCCTTGCCTACGCCTTGcccttttaaaacattgctcGGAACTTACAAATATTCTTGACCCTGTTTTCTATTTACCAAAATCATTGGATTAAACCAGTCTGCATAAATTGATTTGTGGTTGGTTTCTATACTTTGTACCTATGTTATTACTTTCTACTGTTACTGTTATCTTATAGGGTGTTCTATGTGCTTTTTAATATGTTGATGTGAATTTCTTTGACATAGTAGGAAATTTATATATTGCCCTGTGTCTCAAATTTTCTCCATCCCcttgtttttaggtgtcccaaaataGGTGCCCATATTCTAAGAGCATTGCATAATTATGTAAAgtgagattatattcacacaccccaaattacttctcccacacccttttaattttttaatatttttttatcaagtgttagtggtgtgtagaaaatattaaaaaattaaaagggtgtgggagaagtaatttggggtgtgtgaatataatctctcgtAAGTAAACTTCCAAATTACTATTATTGATTCAAAAGGGACCTACAAAATCAAACTAATAGAGGGTAGTTTTGGAAGATTGTGATTATCAATAATGGCAGTATGTTATGTTTCAAGGTCCATGTACCTTTGATCTCATCTAGTTCATGTTGAAGATTATCAGTACTGAAATTGCCATGTGCACGTCTCGtcttttaaaaaaagaaaaaatggctCTATCCACCTTGTAACCCCACTTTACCTTGACATTTGAAGGATTTTGAATAAGCCTTTCTTCCCCTTCTAAATTTTCTTTGTAGTTTCAACCTACGTGCTGATTCCTTTAACATTGAAATAGGTGCCGCTTgcagtttctctctctctctctctctctctcatgcatTTGACCAATTTCATATTTGGAAACGGATTATAAGAACATGCTTTGTGTGAACATTATttgatttcttgtattttaGTGTGAGTTCCTTTATactgatttttattttgaagtgcAGAACATTGCAGGGATACATTTAGATCTTGATATTCCCAAGTGGTTGCGCATACTTCATTTGGACAGGCTTAACTTGTATGCAGGTTGCTGACTATCCTTTTAACTATTCATTGCATAACATCATGTTGGATTCCATACACCCATGCTTGTTCTATTTTACTTTTTCATCCGGGAAAAGAAAAACAGTTACTTGCATAGTGCATTTAAACCGAGTGTTACAGTTTAATAATTAAAGGAGCACAAACCATTTTCCACCTTTGTTTTTTGGATCCTGTCTTGGTCTCTTTGTCAATGGTAATGAAAAAAAGAATATCTGCATAGGTTGGACGCTGATTTTTTTGACATTTTTGTACAAAGTATTTAAATCTGGAATGCTGTTTCTGTGATTTGGTTGCAAATGCTTGATTGAATACAAAACAAAGGTATAGAATGCTATTTTCAGCAAGTTGTCTGGAGACTGGATATTATGTTCATGTATGAGGATGTTGCTTTTTATGTTGAAAGTCATGCCATTGGAGGAGCTTGGTGAAAAATCATTTATAAGTGTTTTTCCTAAAGATAATTTGGGAGGCTGTTGTACCACTTGTAGTGTACTCCAAAAAGGAGGATTTTTGCTTTTTTATCTGATTGCTGCCTGCTGTGTAAAGCAATGGTTGTGCAGttattttttttcgttttttgtttttgctttttacTAGTAAGAGAGATTTCAACTATATATACTTTTATTTTTGACACAGCTAGGTCCCCTACCTTCTTTTAGGCATCATTATCTAAGTATTATAGgggctttccttttcttttcagtCATTGGATGTTTATTGTCCTGTTGTGTTTGGGGTTGGCTGCAGGAACCAGGGGCAGCAATTAGGAAAGAAACATGATATCTGAACCCATGTTTCTAGTTGTTGTTACTTTATAGCCATTATAAAAGTTCACCAATTAGGATTGCACTGGAACATTTTGTTCAGTGTATCAGTTTTCAACAGCCTTTCATGAACTTATGAGAACTGAATGTCATTGTTATTGACAACTTGTTTTGAATCTGTTTCAGTGCAGTGGCTTGAGATCAGAAGCAAAACTTTTGAACCGACTTATTTATACACTATGGAAAAGGTAAATTTTCAGCGGTATAGTTTATTTCCACTCGTATCTCCCGAACTTTCTGATGAGTTGGACTGCACAGGTTTTGGCTTCAGAAGCTTGTTTTGTGATAGTTTTCTAATGTCTTTGTCAATTTTGTTTGTAGGGTTATTTCTTACTACCTGAAAGTGTCAGGTCTCAGCATAATATTCGTGCTGTAAACATTAGCATATCAGCTCGGCATTCTTGTTTTGGGAACAGGTAATGATATTATCTCCACAAAATAACTACATATATTGGTTTGGGTAGCGTGCTTTTGATTTTGGTAGAGAATTTTTTTGTCTAGAACCCATACATTAAATCAAGGTTAACTTAACCCAAGTGCTTGTAGCGTGAAAAATGTAGCATCAGTTCTTTGCATTGGCTTTGTTGTATTTCTTAAATCAAACATCTTACAGCTTACCTGTCATATGCAGgagtgtttttttgtttttaatcagTAATATTCTGATTTATTTATTTGcaatttttattgttgtttttgttAATATATTTCTATGTTGTATGCATAGATAATAGCCATACTTTTCTTTAGGCTTGAATAGGTTGTTACTgaaataacaatttttttttgaaaattatttCTCAGTAAGATGTGACACTTAGGAGATCTTATTAACTTAGCCTGGTTGGGATTGAATATAGCTCAATAATTCAGGAATCTGGTGAATATATTGCTGATATGTGCAAATATTTTGCAATTGGTCAACAATGGATATTTATGGTGCAccttttacaatcattttcctTTCTCATAATAACATTATACATGTAAGATATATCGTGGTTATATGGATTTGTAAATTTGAGTTGTTAATAAGCATATGGGAGTTGTAAACTAGTATGTGTTTTGATTGTTGTGGTTTATTTACGTTAAATCACCAGGTGGCAGCAGCTACTCGTTAACAGATTTGTTGGATATGATACTATTTTAATAAATAGTTTATTGAGTTCACCTGGACAAGGTAAATTAGCCGTTAATTTCCTTTTTACTTTCAATATCTTGTATTCTTAAATAAGTTAAGAATTTGGAAGAGagcattaattaaattaaaggcaaaaatgccacttgagaGTGAGTTTCACGACTTGTGCCTAAGCTTGTTATGATACACATTGCAGGATATCTTTATAATTTTCAGACAAAGGAGTTTTTTAATCTTAGTTATGCACAAGAACCGCCACAAGGCCCTGCAAGGTTTGGAGGTTTGTTGGATTGTGCCTTCTATTTCCATTCTTGTGCAATGTTGTTTCATCTTGTAAACATGACTCTTCAGTCTTCACATATAATTAAAAGATGGCATGGCTTTTCTTTTACATCAGCCATTTCTTGTGAAATTTGCAATTCTGGGAAGCACTTATTGTTGAGGCATATAAAATCAAATTCATGTTTTGTTGAAAAATAGTGCATCTACTTCTCAAATACACAAAGAACAAAGAATACATAATGTCCTACAGAaacctttttgtttttctgtaaAGCACCTGTGACAGCACGAGAAtacttgttttttcttttatcgATCGGGCTgcggccgggggggggggggattaaACTTTTAATCTCTGTCAATTTTGGGAAGACAAGTATCACTACATTAAGAACTAAGTTGGTACAACATTACTTGACTGTATTAATGTATTTCCGAGTCTCTGATATATTGGGAAATTTCAATCTGTAATGTATTTGGAGGAATAATGTTTGTGGGATGGGGGTTAGTTTGGGAGCC
This window contains:
- the LOC103425410 gene encoding membralin-like protein At1g60995 isoform X2, whose amino-acid sequence is MDAEQTFIRVQERFSQILTPKVRAALEYIYLFIAITLFCILVVMHANYVQQPGCSSELSGVETTQAQIIQIKITSAGLWSQNESEFTNVVYDGTDTKSVMRGKLALKTDTEVVDQQTDGSPNSPNTMVTLDDAVVKNEIKERHSSFLLRMKETVKAALTYFNKLWKMRSRLLSVLQKHGTHVIGNLWNIAGIHLDLDIPKWLRILHLDRLNLYAVQWLEIRSKTFEPTYLYTMEKGYFLLPESVRSQHNIRAVNISISARHSCFGNRWQQLLVNRFVGYDTILINSLLSSPGQGYLYNFQTKEFFNLSYAQEPPQGPARFGDYLVTKCGVLMMSLFVFFTTTMSVSFTLRETQTRMLKFTVQLQHHARHQLPTFQLIFVHVIESLVFVPIMIGILFFLFEFYDDQLLAFMVLILVWLSELFTLISVRTPISMKFFPRFFLIYFLVFHIYFFSYAYGFSYLALSTAAAFMLHLILYFWNRFEVPTLQRFIQNRRFQLQQNPDFHITSSTFLASTVQITRLNTRNPGLVNSDLAPGPGLRSGSNPVVPSNAAEVPGLQEQSGNDNLDRVGNPQVPGQADLNQAENGPNPGGMNSFSSLLLWILGGASSEGGLNSLISMFRDVREQGQVYAEAEPPRQENQDVHR
- the LOC103425410 gene encoding membralin-like protein At1g60995 isoform X1 — protein: MDAEQTFIRVQERFSQILTPKVRAALEYIYLFIAITLFCILVVMHANYVQQPGCSSELSGVETTQAQIIQIKITSAGLWSQNESEFTNVVYDGTDTKSVMYKLEFANVDGDGLTFFAAKFWLNWIGSGVRRGKLALKTDTEVVDQQTDGSPNSPNTMVTLDDAVVKNEIKERHSSFLLRMKETVKAALTYFNKLWKMRSRLLSVLQKHGTHVIGNLWNIAGIHLDLDIPKWLRILHLDRLNLYAVQWLEIRSKTFEPTYLYTMEKGYFLLPESVRSQHNIRAVNISISARHSCFGNRWQQLLVNRFVGYDTILINSLLSSPGQGYLYNFQTKEFFNLSYAQEPPQGPARFGDYLVTKCGVLMMSLFVFFTTTMSVSFTLRETQTRMLKFTVQLQHHARHQLPTFQLIFVHVIESLVFVPIMIGILFFLFEFYDDQLLAFMVLILVWLSELFTLISVRTPISMKFFPRFFLIYFLVFHIYFFSYAYGFSYLALSTAAAFMLHLILYFWNRFEVPTLQRFIQNRRFQLQQNPDFHITSSTFLASTVQITRLNTRNPGLVNSDLAPGPGLRSGSNPVVPSNAAEVPGLQEQSGNDNLDRVGNPQVPGQADLNQAENGPNPGGMNSFSSLLLWILGGASSEGGLNSLISMFRDVREQGQVYAEAEPPRQENQDVHR